In Brassica napus cultivar Da-Ae chromosome A3, Da-Ae, whole genome shotgun sequence, the sequence AATTTTCATATGAGACCAAGAATTAGAAACATAATCAGATTGCtagaaaaaattagaaattaaaaagttttaaaagaaaaaagttcaTGAAATCgattaaaaacataattctgGTGCCGACTAAAAAGATCACATTATTTTTCATGCAACTCTAAaatttttcactctattatatcatatttgtattatatttatcaaaatttataaaaaaaatacacgtTATTGATTATAGACTACGTCAGTTTTGCAACATGCACAACAATATTAACACAATGTCCAACTATTTTTATTGGTATTCTTAAAATATGGTTCAATAATTATGTATGTTAAATAAGCTCAGactatttgttttacatttgtTTAGGTTGCTTTATATTATTAGAAGAAAGTAAGTCTGTGTAAAATATCTGGATCCaaagaaccaaaccaaagtaGATTTGAAAATAATACTAAGCATAAACTAAAACTGATTAAGTATTCTGATGGatctaaaagttttttttttgaaagtctgattaattatgctattacaatgATGAGAACGTTACATAGACGATtttacagccgacaattctaccacCTTGTGAGAATACACGCCTGACTGCATCATTCCGAGCCGTCCTATGAGATCCATGTTCGATGGTACGCCTGCACCAAActgaagatctcttgtaacCTATTTCTCCATAATCTGCATAATTTGGTATTTTCTGGGGTTTGAACCCCAGACCTCCGgatgtagaagcattaatgaacccttaGTCAAACCACTGGACCAAGGGGCTTAATGGATCTAAAAGTTTAATATCCAGATAACCAGATATGAATTTTATCTacactaaaatattttggatacaaaaattatctaaatcacaattatatacttaaatatgttaattattttaatttttttatttattagacattcaaaaatatgaaagtatCTAAAAATTATCAACAAAGTCacaagtaaatatctaaaagtaacagaatatattcaaaatattgaaaatgtttatttgtgctccatccaaatatttaaattgaactaatttttatgtaaattgaaatatttagttttatattattcatatttttatattttatattattttattttgtatttttaagatttaagtatatttagatttttgttaagaaaatacataattaaaaatgagTATCCGAACTCGAATCCAAACCGAACTTTCAATGATTtgaaccaaatccaaaccaaaatttataaatatccgaataagatttaaatttttaactctaaatatcaaaaatccaaatatatCAACTGaatctaataaattattttattctgaGCACAACTAGGGTTACTATCTAGTTGTTATTCATCAACAAAAACAATGGAATCAATGAACCAACAAAATCTCTCTCAAAGAAATAAGatacaggaaaaaaaaaaagaactgacCTTGTccataaaatagataaataagataaataaaaataatcaatggACATATTTATCTCTTTGAACATAATTATCTTGttgaaatagataaataaaaataagataaccATAAATTTAGAAACCGCcctagaaaataattatttatatgttttaaccTAACTTATATGTCtatagtctatatatatattacgttGGTAAGTTAGAAACCCCCAATTTCTCTCTCAAGAAACACAAAACGATGACTATTATCTCCGACCTTTCATGGGATTTGGTTGAGAAGATACTCTCTAGGGTTCCCATAATTTCTTTAGGAGCGGTGAGATCCACTTGCAAACGATGGAACCGTTTATCCAAAAATAGGCTTTTGTGTAAAGCAGAAGCAAGGAGGCATCAGTTTCTACGCTTTATGGTGAAGAACTATAAGCTTTGTTCAGTGAGATTCGATCTCCATGGAATCCTCGACGGAGAAGAATTCGTGGATCCATCTATTAAGGAGATCACCGTCGTTGATTCATTTAATCAGGTCAAGGTAACCCAAGTATTTCATTGCGATGGCTTATCCTTATGTGTTACCAAGGACAAAGAAGAGAACAAAACTAGCCTCGTGGTCTGGAACCCATATTTAGGACAAACCAGATGGATTCAAGCCAGAAATGACTACAACAGGTTAGACCTTTATGCACTCGGATATGACAATAATCGTAAACACAAAATCTTGAGGTTCTTGGATACTGGCTCCTCTTACAAGGTTACGCTGTACGAAATCTACGATATTAGTTCTGATTCATGGAGAGTTCTTGATATCACTCAGGAATGGGACATAATGTTGTATCATCGTGGTGTGTCTTTGAAGGGAAATACttatttttttgcaaaaaaaaaaatactactcGTAGATGGACCGGTAGAAATAGCCGAGCCCCATGCTATCTTACtttcttttgattttacaaAAGAGAGATTTGGACCGCCTTTGTCTCTACCGGTTGAGCACTATGTTGGCGATACTGGGGCACTCTCTTCTCTTAGAGACGAGAAACTGGCAGTCTTGTATCAGCCCACAAGTATGTCTGACGTGCAGATTTGGGTGACGACTAAGATTGAGCCCAGTGCAGTGTCTTGGGTTCCCTTTTTAAAAATTGACGTGGAACCATTCACAGGTTTCGGATTCCAGTTTCACCATGATGGTGCCAGTTTCTTCATTGACGAGGAGAAGAAAGTCGTTGTAGTTTTTCAAATAGACGAATCTGAAATGACCTGCTATGACACAGCTTACCTCATTGGGGAGAATGGATACTTTGAAAAAGTAGGTCTTGGAGAAGCTGAGAAACCCCAATGGTCGGCTAATAACGTGGGAGAATATTGCCCACTTGTGTGCTCTTGTTCCTTTGTTCCAAGTTTAGTGCATATCAACAACGAATCTGCAGGAAGCTagacttaaaaaccaaaaaggaaggaaacaaagaagatCGTCACTAACTATGATGACAATTacttatttgttttttcatctcttccatttgtttttgttttatttttcatttttaaatctCTTTTGGACAAAACTATTGGTAATTTCTATTATTTAGTTAAACAAGTTTTAGATGATCAGAAATTTTATCGTCGGATTTGCTCTCTATCCTTCACCGGGTAAATGAAACGATATAGTAGCCAGCCTCTCTGTACGTAGCTTTACTTACGATTTTTTTGGTATCTTTACTTAAGATTATATTCAAACAATAATTCACGCAAAGTAGTATAATGTATTCTCCCAACAACCATGTAGTAAGTATGTGGTACCCTTAAATTGTGGAAAGTCGGAAGTAAAGCAAGCATCAAAATATTATCGCCACTCCAAATCTAATAGTGGAAACTTTGACAGAGTAGCATAATAGAGTCCCCGCTGATCTGTCATCTTTACTGACAGAACTGCATCCAGGACGTTCAAGAAGAATGTGATTATAACAGGTCAGCCATATGAATGAGAATGATCAGAGTATCATTGCATGAAACTGCTAATGGATCCCAGACCTTAATAGGAAAAGCTAGCAAGACCTTAAGTAGATATAGGAATTAATAACAAATTTACAGCATTAGTTGTTTATTAACAAAGTATGAAATTGTACCATCCACATGATTGCCAAGAAAAGAGAGCAGTTTATCAATGGAACTTTCCCATCTTTTCAACCtatagaacacaaaaaaactTGTAAAAAGAGAAGACAACAGAGAGTTGGCGACCACATAACTTAAAGTTTCCTTAAGTGTTGTATTTTCATTCAGCAAAAGATGCTTAGAAGAGAAAATATAGACCCTTACGAAAGTAAAAAGGACTAACCTTGGAGTGTTTTCTAACAAGATAATGTTCAATGAAAGTATGCCGCAAACTAACAAGTAGAGATGTCAAATGGGCTTAATGACCATGGATTAACCAAGACCAAATTCATATGGTCTGATCATATTAGATCCAAGAATTAAAGTTGTTCAATTGGACTGAACCCCATTTAACTCCAAATTAGATGAGGTAAAACCATTTGGACATGGGTTTTCAATAAACCTATCAATATAATGTTTCtaagttgagaaaaaaaattagaaaataaaaatcagaaaataaaaaacaatgttttcccgtcaaatttgtaaaatcatgttttttttgcaaaaaatcgcaaaattatttttttccgccaaaaccacaataTCGTGTTTCCCGTCATAACCGCAACATCGCGTTTTCCGCCATAACCGCAAAATTACGTTTTTATGCCAAAACCCTAAAATTACGTTTTTTCTGCCAAACCcgcaaaattatgttttcccaccaaaggcgtaaaattgtgttttcccgccaaaaccgtacaATCGcgcttttcccgccaaaaccgtaaaatcatgttttctcaCCAAAACAGCAAAATCACGTTTTCTCGCCAAATTTGCAAAATAATGTTTCtccgccaaaactgtaaaataacatttttccgccaaaaccgcaaatcacattttccggccaaaaccaTAGAGTCATGTTTTCCCGTAAAAActacaaaatcatgttttcccgtcaaaaccgtaaaaatcacgttttctgccaaaactgcaaaatcgcgTTTTTCCGCTAAAAACTGCAAAGTCAGGTTTATTTATGAACCTAATTAAGCTTGGGCGCTCGGGTTCGGATCaggttttttagattttggttctATTTTGTAACACCTCCTAGGTCTCATTCTAATAAATTTATGAGTATAAATCAGATTCTGATATAACACTTCGGTTTCAGATCAGTATATATCCGAAGTAACCATATATCTTTCGGATTCGGAttatatcggatcggttcggatatatccaaagtaaaatctaaaaatttaaagtaaaacataagaaatatatacttctttgtatataatggagtatttaaagtatttatttaaattttaaatacttattgttagatatcatatccaaataaatacatatttatgtttcaaatatttatattgtataatAATTTGGACATtcagattggtttctttggaTATTTTTCAGATCTTTGGGTTTTTGGGTTATCCTCTCGGGTTCaattaataacacttcgggttcatATATGTTTTGTAACACCATATAAGATCCATTTGGgttttttttacatttcagGCAAGATATagatcgggtttttcggttcggattcgctTCAGATTACGGATTTTATGCCCAGCCCTAAACCTAATCtatactttttataaatttagtaTGTTAAACTTGATTTTTAATTGGACCCTGCAGAAAACCCATTTGGAATGGTTCCATTTTGGGTGTGGACAGAGTGCAATTTGCAATTTGCAATTTAGCAAATAATGTCTAATAAACTGATTTGTTCATTTGGAAATGTCCATTTGGACATGGACAGTCCATTTGACAACAAGTGAAACACTCTGATTGACGATGTTATAAACAACTGTGATGTTATATAGAAAAACTTAGTGGCTAAATATCCATGATTTAAATGTGATTCAACtttcttacaaatttatttaattgatatatcTTAGAGATTACAAATCAAGTGTGTTTGTACTAACTAAGCAGACCTATTTATATTCAGTCGAGAAAATTAACATCCTCGATGTCAGTGATATTCAACCCACCACATTGCCAAACTGGAGGAATCGATGATGATATTTCTCCCATATATACAATGCTAACGCGATCGTAATGATCTGTAAATTCATACAATCCAGGTATTACACAATAACTTGGACAACACTGAAAAAAACTTGGACAACTCTGCAATCAAGAGAATATACACAGCAAATTGATTGGGAGACTATCGCTACGAGGAAGGCTTACGCCTCTGGTTTAGCACAAGAGCTTCATAGTGAAATGTTATTGTGTTCTTGATTCGAAATTGATAAAATATGTTTTggctttttttaatttaaaattgcaATTCCGACTAGTACTCTACTATATAACTTCATCAAAAACATCTACTATCACTAACTTCAAACggaaattttcattttcctttGTTTGCCACTCAAAGTATACCTCCTAAGTTGCACCATTCGTTTCTAATCATTTAATTTAATGGCTTATATGTCCCCTCTCACATCTGCTTAACACCACTTTTTTTTCCTGAGAAAAGATATTGGGATCATCTTCGATATTCCCGTATCTTCTATGATATTCTCGTATGTACTTTTGtatagtttccttttctctgtaCTGCCATAACTAGGGCAATAGGTTAAAGGtgtgtacatatatataggcCGATTGGCTGAGGAATAAGAAACAGACTTCTGCATATTTTGTCAAAAGAAGTCAATGAATTAATCTTTTGTACCCATGCCAGCATTTGTCATAGCAGCTCTGTTTCTCTATATAAATTTTTCTATACTTTTATATACTCACCTTTTTTATCTCACAGACATCGTTATGGGGAAAAACATCTGCCTCTTGCTTCACTCTCCTTTTTTCTCTAATCCCTCACTAATATATCATAACCAAAAGTTAATACCGAAACATATCTATTAAGTTGtggaaacataaaatattgtctAGCTTACTTTGTACATTCATCGGCAAAAATTTCAAAAGAGTAAGTAGAGGCAGCAGTAGCTCTCACAATGAGCTTGTGAGGAACATGTGAGAATATATATCAATGCAGGTAAGTGatcaacttgtttttttttttttttgaaaaaagaatgCTGCCCGTTTTCCaggtaaaaaaattgttttcgtTGTTTCTCTCTGCTCTGCCTATATTCATGAGCAAAGAACCAAGTTCTAGTTTTGACTTGTCCGACTCTGCGTGATCCCCCGATGTAGTGTACATGAAGATAATCAAAGGTGCCTTGGATGAGGCTGCACCAGTGCTGGTCCGAGTGCATTTGGCGCCTAAAGTGAATTGAAAAATGCTGCCCCATGATcatattaataaagtaaaattctTATCGGCCATTAAaatcaaacttataataaattt encodes:
- the LOC106389253 gene encoding putative F-box protein At3g20030, translated to MTIISDLSWDLVEKILSRVPIISLGAVRSTCKRWNRLSKNRLLCKAEARRHQFLRFMVKNYKLCSVRFDLHGILDGEEFVDPSIKEITVVDSFNQVKVTQVFHCDGLSLCVTKDKEENKTSLVVWNPYLGQTRWIQARNDYNRLDLYALGYDNNRKHKILRFLDTGSSYKVTLYEIYDISSDSWRVLDITQEWDIMLYHRGVSLKGNTYFFAKKKILLVDGPVEIAEPHAILLSFDFTKERFGPPLSLPVEHYVGDTGALSSLRDEKLAVLYQPTSMSDVQIWVTTKIEPSAVSWVPFLKIDVEPFTGFGFQFHHDGASFFIDEEKKVVVVFQIDESEMTCYDTAYLIGENGYFEKVGLGEAEKPQWSANNVGEYCPLVCSCSFVPSLVHINNESAGS